A stretch of DNA from Anopheles ziemanni chromosome 3, idAnoZiCoDA_A2_x.2, whole genome shotgun sequence:
TGCGGTTTTATCGAAAATAAATTTAGATTAACTAAATGTTTCTTAGACACAATGGGGTGATACGCTCTTTACTAAAAATGAAACTATGTATAACATAGAAATGAATTCAATATATCCCTTTTATTACCTTCCATCGCCTTCATCGGGTTGGTGCCGTTCTTGTACGCCACCGGGTTCCAATAGTCGACCGTCGGCCCGTAGTGGTGCAGAAAGTCCGCCCCGTTCAGGTCGGCCGTCGTCGGAACCGTCCCGACCAGGCTCGAGAACGACTCGTGCAGCATCGCACCCGGCGGCCCACCGGACATGCCGACCATGCCGTCGCCGTGCCGGTGACCGTTGGAAAAATCCAGATGGTGCATCATGGTTCGATCGATGGAAAACGCACTTTCACTTCAGTTATTCAGCATCAACACATGCGCACACTTTCGTTAACACTATGCTCGTCAATTCGGCTTGCAGGATTCAAATGAAGGAAACACCACTTGAATATGAAACACTCAAAAATCATGTAAATTACTTAGACAAACTTGGTATTCGATCAACGAGACTCAGTTGTGGTACGGCTTTTCCGTTTGCTTGCTACGAAACAGCGTTTCCACAGACAATTTTCACACCTTCCACCATTTTCACTAATCGGCACCGTTCGCTGATAATTCACACCCCTTCATATCGCACTTCTTCTGTCACCAGCCGGCTCGCGACCAACGACAGACAAAGGTCGAGTGAAGCTTTATTCACACTCCCGCGGGGAGGAACCGGTTTcctctttattttattgcttcgAGGACGTGCGCCTAAACAACAGTTTTCCCACCGGCAGAACGCCGTTGGCACTTGCGAAAAATTAGGAGATCTCGTGGTAGAAATAATCTCTTTTTCCAAAGAGCAAACGCTAGCTTTGTTTGTGCTTCGTCGTTTGACTCCAAAAACTACCTCCCAGGGTGCGTTATCCGGGCAAaggtttttccttgtttttccacTCCACCAGCAACCTCACCTCACCTAAAGAGCACAAGACACTGGCACGCAATACACAGCCGTCGTGGTGCGGCgcgatggaaaataataataattaaactTTCAACTGGCCGGGAAGATTTTCCGGCCGCGAAACGGTAGGGATCGTTCGGGAAATTGGCCGCAGCGCCGCGGGAAAGCGCCCGCCTGATGATGATCGcacaataaaattataataacCACCACTCGAGGCCCCGGGGAAAAATCGTCGGCTACCGTCGCGGAAAACTGGCCTCGGGAACTGGCGTGTTCGCGTGTGCGCGCGTTCGGGGGTTTTTCCTCGCGTTCGTACGGCGTCGAACTGCCGATCGGGATGCTGAAGCGATCGACTGCTAGCGCTTCTGTGGCATACCGTGTGTATGTAGgggtaagtgtgtgtgtgtgtgtgtgtgcttcttCGCTTGCTTCACTTGTGGACTCTTTCGCGCACGTCTTTAAAGAACATCCCTTTCGGGCACCAACCGAGCCGCGATCGTGCGAGGAAAACAGGCCGCTGTTGATTGGGAAAGATGCTGCgagttttcttctcttcacGATGCACTACGCAGATGCTAGAAGAAAGAAGATGGCATTTCCAAACATTGGTGCCTTTCTTCTTcattcgcacacacacacgcgataGATGAGAGATCGTCTCGATGCCACCGAGGAATCAGTGGAAAAGGATTGTGGTGGAGCTGGGAAAAGTCGATCGTAGGAACAGCGAAAGAGAGCTGTTTACGCCTCTAGTTTGATTATAGTTTACCTCAAAGGAGAATTGCAGATTCAAAAGTCGTTACGCCACCGGTTGGTGAAAGTGAAACTTTCTTATTTATCGGAACAAAACATTCTTGACCAACTGGAAACCGACATTGGTGgatatttttgtaaataaatattctCTGCACAatggtaattaaaaatttaacttCAGATAAATCTGAAGAACTCTGTTTGatcaaaaaggaaataatGGTTTGGACATGATGTGGGGAATCTTTTATTTATCTACACTAGCCGAGCCAGATATTCCCTAAGTCTTTTCCTCAACGAATTCGAATTGAGAATCAATTCCcaaaacacgctaaagtgGGTGGAAATTTTAGTCCTGTTAAAGACTTTTTCCATGAAACGCTTAGGGTAAATTTGACCCTAGAGACCGGTTCTTTTATTTCAACTAAGAAAATCAGATTAGTCTAGGCCGATAACTGAACTATTATAACTATTTTCGCTCGGTTTTCCGTAATGCAGTGCCCgcagagaaaaataaaaaaatgattggGGTTTTCCTAccaagtaataaaaataaggctttcgaatcgtaaaataaaaaagtgtatttttatttatttgaacaatgattagtttttaaataatattaaataaactgtaagtaaaataaaatctctGTACGAAAGAACACTACTTCAAGTGTCAGGTTGGTGCTTCCTTAGCTTTGGGCaccattttcctttctctcaGGGAGATCTTTTTGGCGACTCGTTAGCGTTCCGCCAGCCAAAGGTCGCCCGTCGAGGCCCGTCGGGTATCTCTAGATAAAATTAGTATACACTTCGCTTGCCACCGTATGACCCGAGGTTGAAATGACTgactgattgattgattgattgatcgaACCCTGCCGCAGCTTTCCTtcgtgtttggttttggtggttGATGGGAAAATTCTAAGGTCATATCTGATGGGTtttttgaaactattttttctcGCATCCACCGGACGATCATCATCAATTTTGAGTGAAGTTCAGATAAATCATAAACGCACTGGCACTGGCTTTACCTTGCCCGACGTTAGCTAGCAAAAGTGTAAACGAAGGAAGATCTCAATTTCACTAATTACTTAACTTCCAGGGGAATCAAGTCAAGATGTGGGTCTTGGAAGGATAACTACAAAAccataaaaattaagaaaccAGTAGTAGCAATGTATTTTAATTTGGTTGAGTTCGATCTTTAACCTGAACAAAATGCAATATTTTCCGAGATAAAAAGACTCCTTAATTAGAGAAATTTTTTTACTAtgtactttatttatttgccagttttcctttaaatattataaatattataaactacttataatatttatataaaatgtgGTTAAGTAAGTTCTCCTTTGCTTAGAAACCTTAAACCTTTTCTACGAACCTCTAGAggagggttggaaaattgtttatcAGTCCTCCGATGGAACCTCTTTCTGGCATAAATAAACCGACACCGATCAAGCAGTGTCCACATCCGGAACTGTAGTACCACATGCTGGAACCTAAACGGTCAGAGTACTGCCCTCTGCTATATCTGGTGCTCGTTGAGTAGTTTTCAGAAAGTCCCCTTGAGAGCATCACGGAGTCATCACAGAAATTCCCTTAACATGAACATATTGGGCAGCTTCCAATGATTTAGCCTCTGAACTCTTAAATTACTAGGACAATCTGGACAAAAAGTGCAAGACTTATCTCGGGGAGTTGAACTCGTAGCTTAATACGACTAATTACATCACATTACTTACACCGGCTGCATTACATGCAGCTGCCTTCGTAAAGGTCGAAAAGTGGAGACTATTGGACGTCTGGCGTCCAAACCAAACCGGGATCGGTGGAAACTACGGCGTAGGCAAGCGATACGAAAATACATGCACCGAAAAGCGGCGGGTTTCTTGCATTCCCGCCAGCCACCGGTTCCCCGGGAACGGTCCGAGCTCGGGCCGGGTTTGCGTCGTGGCgtggaaatgaaaagtgtGAAAATACGCCATCTTTCGTCAGCTCGCACACTCGAAGGCAGTTCCTGTGACGTAGCCGAAGAGCTGTGCGCTTGTTCTTCGGGCCGAAACTCGGGGCTGCCTTTGGAGTCGTCGCTTTGGAGTGATGTCGAAAGACGGGCAGACGGGCCGTAGAAAAAGGGCACATCAGAAATGTAAACTTCTCCCCGCTCCGCACCGTTTGGCCTCCGTCCGCCAACTAACCAAACGGGGTCCGCTGAGCTCACTGAAGTTCACCGGTATTCGGATCGAAAGTTACGATACGGTAGCACCGATTTTCGATGTGTCACAGTGATAAACAACGCGGCCGTTACCAAAACTGGCTCGTTTTCCGGCCTGCTCGCGTACAGCCAAGTGCCCGCGGGTTAGTTAGTTTATCGTTTGATTTGTGAAGTGTTTTCCCGGGCTGGTTTATCTTAAGACAGAGTGCCGCTTCTGGTGGTCGGCGGCTTTTTTGGGAAACGCGTCCTCTGGAAACCAACCTGAGACCGAAGATTTACGGTACACCGTTTGGAGCGGGTTCTTTTTCCCAAAacgatgaataataaaaagagGTACCGAAAAGGTAGTTAAAGGTTGTAGTaggaaatttaacaaaaatcaGTGACCGAATTCGTGGATCAACCACTCCCAGAGTGTGTCTTGAGTGTATGTGAGTTTATTTGAACACGACTTTAATTTCCTTGcgaaaaaagtgctcaaaAATCCCCTCAATTGATCAACATTGCTTTTGACCTGATGAGAGTCTTTCGTAATGGTTGTTTTCGAATTGTTGGATAATTGCATGCTGCATGGACGTTTCCTCAGCCCTTCGTCTTTGTAGTTTTTCCCTCGCACATTTTTTCCTCGGTCCGGTATGACAAATCGGCGGTGCCAAACCCttacccaaccaaaccaaaccgttCGACCGTCCGTCGGGGACTATTTTTATCCTCGGCACATTCACCATTCACACACGCGGCCAAGACGAATTCAATCTCCGCCGATCAGCCGCTTGCTTcgaaaacggaagcaaaacgaaacggGATCTCGAGAAGGCGGAGTCCCATCGTGACAAACCCATCGCTCCGTGCCCTTGTGCCTTCTTTCGTGCGTGCACGGGCACGATCCGGCGTGGTCGggattttttctcttctcgctCACGCCGCTAGTATTTGTTTCGTCAGCATTTCTCGGCGTAGATGATGTACGAGCAGCCAATGAAGGCCTTGGTTCGATCCGGCTCCGCCGAGGAAACAATAAGTCTATGAGGAACACAGGAAAACTCCTCACACCAACAGAACAGCGTCTATTCttgacggtggaaaatgggattGTGATAATATCTTCCAATTTGAGATATGGTTATCGAAAGCGGAGTGTGCATTCGTATCATTATGAAGTGAATCAGATGTACAACAAGATGCCTTGAATGGGGGTATAAATTAAATGACAAACTGAGAAGGAACAcgcttttttcttatttcaatgaaagcaaaaaacatggtgaaaaaaaatatcaaacggGTTGTGTAATCCTCCCTAGATTAACCGTCACTACTTCCTGGGaaaaatacttgaaatgaaaaataaactgttGCTTATTCCAACTAACCGCCACAGGGAACAACAACAGCGATTGTTGGCTGAGTTTAAGCGACCGGAAAGCGTCTCGCACCACAAACATCCGCCAGCTTTATTTGCTTCTGATTTATCAACCTCGAATATGTAGATTCGATAACGTTCTGCAAAGTGTTGCCAAAAAAGATATGAAATTTCGGAGAACTCAACGGAAGCAAGTATCGCTTTCGCATACAAAGTATTCTACGCTGCGTGTGTTGAAAATGGCATATGTGTATAGGTGCAACTAATCTTATCTTATCAACAACAACTGCAGCCAACATCGACGCAACCCGGAATCGGGGTTCGATAAGGGGAACGTTTGAAAAtcagtttattttcatcagCGCATCGCAAAGGGTCTTTCCACGAGCCGTTCGGGAGAAGCCGTTTGGTTTAAAAGTTATAAGTTCCATTCCTCGAAGTACTGgccggttttcggttttgcCAACAATGTACAAAAGTATTGCGATCGCAGCCGTGTTGTTGGCCTGCAGTGCCGGTAGCACATCGGCATGTAAGTGATCTGCATGCGAATGTTAGATGAATCAGAATCAGCCAAGGTGTCCGTTATCTTCGCATCACCACATGATTTTTAGGCGTGGCAAAGGCATTAAGGCTGTATGCTTGAAGAAGTGTCCTTCGCGTTTGCAAGTACATTAAAATAGTATCCTCCAGAAAGTGATCTATAACACAATAGTGATTTTCTTAAGTTTACATAACATTTACCTTAAAAGCTATACGCGATCTATTCGAAGCTTCCGAAATGTACTCCGGTGCCAGTGTGACATCACCCCGGTTTACACATTCCATGTGGGACCAGACCCTATGCAACTTTCGCTGCCAACCTTATCTTATCGTCATCTAACGATGTTACCAAATCCCACATACATTACATGCTCTAACCAACCTCTATGCTTTCCATGCCGAACGCTAATCTATTCTAGTGTCGTGCTTTACTTGCACTACATTCAACGCCACCAACTGCCTGCTGCCCATCGAGAGGCAACTAATTGTCCCGTGTCCACCAAGTCCTCAGGTGTCCGATGTATCGTGCTACACTCGAATCATCGGTAAGTGGTTGGTCGGTTGGAGAACTGAGCACCGGATGCACTTAACGGGACCATCGTTCTTTACCCTTAGGCCAGGATGTCGACCGAGGTTGTGCTAGCGAGCTGACGCAAGAGGAACGGAACAACTGTAACCTCGTGAACAACTGTCAGCTGTGCGTGAACGACGAAAACGCAACGTCCTGCAATGGGGAGGTGTTCCCGCGCGGTCGTCTGCACTGCCACCAGTGCACCGGAACCACCAACTCGACCTGCTCGGACGAGATCCAGAGCGAAGCCACCTCCTGCCTGCGCTTCGTGGCCGATGACCGGTGCTTCGTACAGGTGCGCGACAACGGCGTTACGCGAGGCTGTTTGTCGGAGAACCCGGGCTGCAACGATAGCCGCGATTGCCACGTGTGCTCCGGAAATGGATGCAACTTCAGACACTTCGAGCATAGCGCGGCCGGAAGCTTGGTTGCCCAGCTCCAGGTTCTTCTCGGCGCGGTGCTACTGAGTACCTTCGTTGCCAACAAGCTGTAGAATATTGGTGTCGAATTTGGAGCGGTTTGTAGCTCTCAGATTTGCACGCGTTTCGAAGAttgtagtttttaataaaatgttttcttatcGAAACGGTTGTAAtcgaaatttgaataaaataaaacaatagacACCCTAATTTCTGGAGTTAATTTATGACGATTGATTATGGAATTTAGTTATATGAATGAAATATTCTACCAGGTTATGAACTTGATCTGCATAGTTAAGAAATGTTAGAAAGTTTAGTTTTAATGTTCAACggttacataaaaagttttaaaatttagttAGAGCTTGCTCAAAAACCCTCTAGGTGGCGCTTGTAGCAGTAATCGATCTTGTCGGAGAACTGTCGGAATTGATTGTCGGAGAACTGTCAAAGTCGGTTGTTTGactcatttgtttacattttccgaCTGCGTAAAATTGCTTCAAGCATTTCTCAGctttaatttgaacaaaaccaGTGTTTCaaagtgaataaaaatgtCGAAACCAGGAGAAAGAGCGCTTCAGGCAATCAAGGAACAAGACAAAACCGTTGCAGTATTCAAAACACCCGTTGTTACGAAGGCTAAGACCAAGGACAAAATCATCCTAACCGAGGAGGAATATCTACAGGTAGGTGTTGATAGTtctcaaaaacaaatggaactCGTTTAATACTTCCTCTTTCTTCGTTCCCCCCGGTTTAGGAAATGGGTAAAATCATTCAGCGCGATTTCTTTCCGGATCTGCAAAAGCTGAAAGCACAGAATGAATACCTGGATGCCTTGGCGAGCAACGACGTTTTTAGGCTCAGACAGATCTTCTCCAAATACAGCTCAAAGAGGccaaattcgtccagaattggTAGGTATTCCGGCAGTAACTGTGTTGTGTGCATTTTTTCACAATGTAATCGTCTCTTTATAGCAAGTCCCGCTACGTTCGAAACACCTCTCCCGGATACCACACCAGCTTCGGAACTGCCCCCTTCGGTCCGATCCACATCGACCGTAAGCTCGAGCAAATCCACCAAATCCATCGGAGACAAGCACTCGTTGGACAGCTTCCTGCAGACGTACACAAGCGAAGACAATGATAGTTTTCAGGAGATTATCGAAACGGCGGATCGTAAGCTCCGGCAAAAGTTCGCCGTTCTCTACCAAGCGGAGGGATCTTCGGCGATTGAGATGAACAAATGTTTGGCCCTGCCGTCCATCGAGCAACAGTTCGATCAGCGAGAAAAGCCGAAGCAGCTGGACATGTGGACCTACACCAACAAAAACTTCATCATGTACACACCCGAAGGTGTGGAGCTGACCAAAGAGGAACAGCTGGAGATGGCCAAGCGGAAGCAAGAGATAAGCCACTCCTGTACGCGCCTTCACCGGAATCCGTTCAACGATCAGGACAGCAAACAGGCGATCGTGGAAGCGGCCAAAACGCAGGCGAAACATTTGCCTGAAAAGATCGGAGTCGATGGCAAAGTGGTGGACACGTCGAGCGACACGCCGAAGGTGCGTGGGTTTGGCTTCGTCAAGAGTCCCTCACCGTGCCCTGGTGTTACCGACAGTCCGCTTTTTACATGGGGCGAAATCGAGGGAACCCCCTTTCGTCTGGACGGTGGTGACACCCCGCTACACCCATCATCCGCCGGACCCTCTTTTCGCATAGTGGAGACATCAAAGCGCGAAAACTTGGCCCTCCAGCTGGCCGAAAAGGCGGCGGAAAAGTCAcgcgaaaagaaagcaaaggcAATCGAGGCAGCCCGGCGGAACATGGCGTCCCCGATGGTGCGCAGCTCGTTCGAGCGATTGGCCAGCATGTCCCCAGCGGCACGTCGATTAGCCACGAACAAGATAGGCTTTCTAAGCACACCGAGTCCTCTTCGGTCTCCGGCGCGATCGGTAGGTCTTAAAACACCTACCATGCGGGGACCGGGAAGTGCCAAAGCGCGCCATATCGTTGCTTCCCCGGTGGGAATGGTTCGCCGGAAGACACCGCTCGTGTCGGGAAGTGACCGACCGAACGTCATTTCGAAGGGTGCGGGTGCGGGTGCGGATCTCACTGACGATTTACTGGACATTCCCACCGGAGGGAAACGTCCGAAGGCCGCTGATTTCTTCTGAAAGTTTTACGCTTTCGTTGTTAAATTTAAAGTAAGAATATATAATTAAGACGAGTCTCATAACATacgtttgttttgcgtttgtttcatcctaaaaataacgaaattttaagaaaattcaAATCCTATTTTAATACAGCCTTCTTGTACCTTTTCCTTATCATATGTTTTATTGCGTTTCAAACCGTTTCTACTTTACTAAACTAAAACCTACAGCGTTGAATGTTGGACGATACATTTAATGACGAAAGATTGATGTATTGACTAGAGAACAGGGGGTTTTAAATGTATAGATCGTGTTCATGATCCCCTCTATGTTTTCATCAGATCGAGCAGCAATCGCT
This window harbors:
- the LOC131288860 gene encoding uncharacterized protein LOC131288860, producing the protein MYKSIAIAAVLLACSAGSTSALSCFTCTTFNATNCLLPIERQLIVPCPPSPQVSDVSCYTRIIGQDVDRGCASELTQEERNNCNLVNNCQLCVNDENATSCNGEVFPRGRLHCHQCTGTTNSTCSDEIQSEATSCLRFVADDRCFVQVRDNGVTRGCLSENPGCNDSRDCHVCSGNGCNFRHFEHSAAGSLVAQLQVLLGAVLLSTFVANKL
- the LOC131287435 gene encoding splicing factor ESS-2 homolog, with product MSKPGERALQAIKEQDKTVAVFKTPVVTKAKTKDKIILTEEEYLQEMGKIIQRDFFPDLQKLKAQNEYLDALASNDVFRLRQIFSKYSSKRPNSSRIASPATFETPLPDTTPASELPPSVRSTSTVSSSKSTKSIGDKHSLDSFLQTYTSEDNDSFQEIIETADRKLRQKFAVLYQAEGSSAIEMNKCLALPSIEQQFDQREKPKQLDMWTYTNKNFIMYTPEGVELTKEEQLEMAKRKQEISHSCTRLHRNPFNDQDSKQAIVEAAKTQAKHLPEKIGVDGKVVDTSSDTPKVRGFGFVKSPSPCPGVTDSPLFTWGEIEGTPFRLDGGDTPLHPSSAGPSFRIVETSKRENLALQLAEKAAEKSREKKAKAIEAARRNMASPMVRSSFERLASMSPAARRLATNKIGFLSTPSPLRSPARSVGLKTPTMRGPGSAKARHIVASPVGMVRRKTPLVSGSDRPNVISKGAGAGADLTDDLLDIPTGGKRPKAADFF